One part of the Balneolaceae bacterium genome encodes these proteins:
- a CDS encoding TIGR02757 family protein → MYSKPLRQRSLQGLRDIKPYLDEINDRVETADYITDDPVQFIHAFNQKKDQEIAGFLAATMAWGRRDIVISKVEDLLKRMQHDPFRFVMNYSQAEFGRLQTFKHRTFKPIDMHGIFLGLKNIYTHFDDFESFWNKCYHQSIAENRPLMALFHHNFFDGCDDLASRTRKHISNPEKGSTCKRLYMFLRWMIRKNSPVDAGIWNFMEPSELLIPYDVHVSRQAKKYGLVSRKSNDWKTVNQLTETLKILNPEDPARYDYALFGIGALNHSLPNRFILNRV, encoded by the coding sequence ATGTACTCTAAACCGTTACGACAGCGATCTCTACAAGGTCTACGGGATATTAAACCGTATCTCGACGAGATTAACGACAGAGTAGAAACAGCTGATTATATTACCGATGATCCGGTTCAATTTATTCACGCTTTTAATCAAAAAAAAGACCAGGAGATCGCCGGGTTTCTTGCAGCTACAATGGCCTGGGGACGCCGGGATATAGTGATTTCAAAAGTTGAAGATCTCTTAAAACGGATGCAGCATGATCCGTTTCGATTTGTGATGAACTACTCTCAAGCTGAATTTGGACGACTTCAAACCTTTAAGCACCGCACCTTCAAGCCAATTGATATGCACGGAATATTTCTTGGCTTGAAAAATATCTATACCCATTTTGATGATTTCGAATCATTTTGGAACAAGTGCTATCATCAGTCAATAGCTGAAAACCGGCCATTAATGGCTCTTTTCCACCATAATTTTTTTGATGGGTGTGATGATCTTGCCAGCCGCACACGGAAACATATTTCCAATCCTGAGAAAGGGAGTACTTGCAAGCGTTTGTATATGTTTTTACGATGGATGATTCGAAAAAATAGCCCCGTTGATGCCGGAATTTGGAATTTTATGGAGCCGTCTGAACTGTTGATTCCGTATGATGTTCATGTATCCCGGCAGGCTAAAAAGTATGGTCTCGTATCCCGGAAAAGCAATGACTGGAAAACGGTCAATCAACTTACAGAAACGCTAAAGATTCTAAATCCCGAAGATCCTGCACGCTATGATTATGCACTATTTGGTATCGGTGCTCTTAACCATTCACTCCCTAATAGATTTATTCTAAACCGTGTTTAG
- the radA gene encoding DNA repair protein RadA encodes MAKEKIQFECGNCGHLSPKWLGVCPKCGEWNAFSEKREKKKSSKKHKVEISDSDNTEAVRLSDVGTEHQERVSSNLDEFDRVLGGGFVDGSFTLLGGDPGIGKSTLMLQAAKNSPNLTILYIAGEESESQIKRRANRIGLTGENLYISSNTDVQSVIHSARKLKPDLLVIDSVQTLFSDELTSLPGSIRQIRECSALLQQIAKKENITTLMIGHVTKEGDIAGPRILEHMVDTVLHFEGDKNHFYRLLRCIKNRFGPAQEVGVFEMMEGGLQEVTNPSELFLSDSDLQVSGNAVACVMEGTRPILVEVQALVSSSSYGTPQRTASGFDQRRLSLLIAVLEKRAGLHFGDQDVYLNVAGGLKITDPAADLAVISALSSSLKDQIIDKNTVYIGEVGLGGEVRNVANVEQRIREAGKMGIQRALLSKSGTAVESNIKIDTAATISEFL; translated from the coding sequence ATGGCTAAAGAGAAGATTCAGTTTGAGTGCGGAAATTGTGGTCATCTGTCCCCAAAATGGTTGGGAGTATGCCCAAAGTGTGGAGAATGGAATGCATTTTCAGAAAAACGTGAGAAAAAGAAGAGTTCAAAAAAGCATAAAGTTGAGATATCTGATTCTGATAATACTGAAGCTGTTCGATTATCGGATGTAGGAACCGAACACCAGGAAAGAGTTTCAAGTAATCTCGATGAGTTTGATCGCGTGCTTGGCGGTGGTTTTGTAGATGGTTCGTTTACGTTACTGGGCGGTGACCCCGGAATCGGTAAAAGCACGCTAATGCTTCAAGCCGCAAAAAATAGCCCGAACTTAACCATTCTTTACATCGCGGGAGAGGAATCCGAATCGCAAATCAAGCGAAGAGCTAACCGAATTGGACTCACAGGCGAAAACCTTTATATCAGCTCAAATACAGATGTCCAGTCGGTCATCCATTCAGCCAGAAAATTAAAACCAGATCTGTTGGTTATTGATTCTGTTCAAACTCTTTTCAGTGATGAACTGACAAGTCTTCCGGGGAGCATACGCCAGATTCGTGAGTGCTCGGCACTGCTGCAACAGATTGCCAAAAAAGAGAATATTACCACTCTCATGATTGGCCATGTTACCAAAGAAGGTGATATTGCCGGACCCAGAATTTTGGAACATATGGTAGATACAGTTCTGCATTTTGAGGGAGATAAGAATCACTTCTATCGCTTATTACGTTGTATAAAAAACCGATTTGGCCCGGCTCAGGAGGTTGGTGTTTTTGAGATGATGGAAGGTGGACTCCAGGAAGTTACAAATCCCTCTGAGCTGTTTTTATCAGATTCAGATCTGCAGGTAAGCGGGAACGCCGTTGCTTGTGTAATGGAAGGCACACGCCCCATACTTGTAGAAGTACAGGCATTGGTTTCATCGAGCAGCTATGGAACACCTCAGCGAACAGCCAGCGGGTTCGATCAAAGGCGGTTGTCTCTTTTGATTGCCGTTCTCGAGAAGAGAGCCGGTCTCCATTTTGGCGACCAGGATGTATATCTGAATGTAGCAGGCGGGTTAAAGATCACCGATCCGGCAGCCGATCTCGCCGTAATTTCTGCACTTTCATCCAGCCTGAAAGACCAGATTATAGATAAAAATACCGTATATATCGGTGAGGTTGGTTTAGGAGGCGAAGTCAGAAACGTTGCAAATGTAGAACAACGTATACGGGAGGCGGGGAAGATGGGAATTCAAAGAGCTTTACTATCGAAGAGTGGAACCGCGGTTGAAAGTAATATTAAAATTGATACCGCGGCTACTATCTCGGAATTTCTTTAA
- a CDS encoding addiction module protein, producing MQTPINIDKLSREEKLQLMHVIWEDLVKDEKQVQSPKWHEEVLRETEERVREGKEHTISWSKAKEELRKRFE from the coding sequence ATGCAAACTCCCATTAACATAGATAAACTATCCAGAGAAGAAAAATTACAGCTTATGCATGTAATTTGGGAAGACCTGGTAAAAGATGAGAAACAGGTCCAATCCCCGAAGTGGCATGAGGAGGTGTTACGTGAAACAGAAGAACGTGTACGCGAGGGAAAAGAACATACGATAAGCTGGTCTAAAGCAAAAGAGGAGCTCAGAAAACGCTTTGAATGA
- a CDS encoding lysylphosphatidylglycerol synthase transmembrane domain-containing protein, protein MSKPIQHSQQSGPLISIKYLAISIALSVISMGIVIYLTYTPGVLEHLKPKRLPGLGIAIAVTLLRVYFSAAKIRYLADKVIGKMAAVRIALTWDFASAVTPSTIGGAPVATFAMTREGIKLGQSSAIMLYSVLLDQLWYALAVPILLISGVYFEVLPEEIGLVGNISMVLIYTGLLLYGALLAYGLLINPSAIKKVISVVFKLPFLRKYSDKVHEETENLESYSKLLKKKPYTFVLKAFYLSTMTWLCKIALPVIVVLSLLPANEILLILRSLAMNLAFLVIPTPGGSGGVEGLFAIFLGPLIDRKAFIGLAVFTWRIITYYSSIGLGIFAMIWYVNDSVDQRLSETDEQIPVDELESDG, encoded by the coding sequence TTGTCGAAACCAATTCAACATAGCCAACAAAGCGGTCCTCTGATTTCAATCAAGTACCTGGCGATCTCCATCGCTCTGAGTGTCATCAGTATGGGAATTGTTATTTACTTGACCTATACTCCCGGTGTTCTTGAGCATCTGAAGCCAAAAAGACTGCCGGGTTTGGGAATAGCAATTGCTGTAACACTACTGAGAGTTTATTTCAGTGCTGCAAAAATCAGGTATCTCGCTGATAAGGTGATAGGCAAGATGGCAGCCGTTCGAATAGCTCTCACCTGGGATTTTGCCTCCGCCGTAACTCCTTCCACAATTGGAGGAGCACCTGTAGCAACCTTTGCTATGACTCGCGAGGGAATTAAGTTAGGGCAGTCATCTGCAATTATGCTTTACAGTGTGTTGTTAGACCAATTATGGTATGCACTGGCTGTTCCAATTTTACTAATTTCGGGAGTTTATTTCGAAGTTCTGCCGGAAGAGATTGGCTTGGTTGGAAATATTTCCATGGTTTTGATCTACACGGGATTATTACTGTATGGAGCATTACTCGCATATGGGTTGTTGATCAATCCTTCTGCTATTAAAAAAGTGATTAGTGTAGTTTTTAAACTTCCTTTTTTGAGAAAATATTCCGACAAAGTACATGAGGAGACAGAAAACCTGGAGAGTTATTCAAAGTTATTGAAAAAAAAGCCATATACTTTTGTACTTAAGGCCTTCTATCTTTCTACAATGACCTGGTTGTGCAAAATTGCCCTGCCCGTTATTGTGGTTCTTAGCCTTCTTCCTGCGAATGAGATTCTATTGATTTTGCGAAGTTTGGCTATGAATCTGGCTTTTCTTGTGATTCCTACACCGGGTGGATCAGGCGGTGTTGAAGGATTGTTTGCAATATTTTTAGGTCCGTTAATTGATCGTAAAGCATTTATTGGGTTAGCTGTGTTTACATGGAGAATTATTACCTACTATTCCAGTATTGGGCTGGGCATATTTGCAATGATCTGGTATGTAAACGATTCAGTAGATCAAAGACTATCTGAAACGGACGAACAAATTCCAGTTGATGAATTAGAAAGTGATGGCTAA
- the rpsU gene encoding 30S ribosomal protein S21 codes for MIGVNVKDNESIDRAINRFKKMVTRSRILNEYKERQQYTKPSKERREALKKSIREERRRQRENY; via the coding sequence ATGATCGGAGTTAACGTAAAAGACAATGAAAGTATAGATCGCGCGATCAACCGTTTCAAAAAAATGGTTACGCGTTCTCGAATACTTAACGAATACAAAGAACGGCAGCAGTATACAAAGCCTTCTAAAGAGCGAAGAGAAGCTCTGAAAAAAAGTATTCGCGAAGAACGAAGACGTCAAAGAGAAAACTACTAA
- a CDS encoding Ig domain-containing protein gives MNKKLKRILTLFILFCLPVGGLIQAQLVKDLSRQMEIPNIVNLQSSETHLYALSESDGLVVFRAYSDSLQWLYSSTGMQQRGHILESDIRFAYLYGDSRRLTVIEPTSVLGVYSSTVLPDVPRSAIRIGNELYIALGNSGFGRINLETPESVDSEVEIIHKTTSLDLVSDGGQTVFVLQQEGIIGVYTVREGEVSLSEELQIGKNLDKLFLVKGELMGSDNNGNIFMISSNGQTDPVANVENAVDKISTWQDRTIVRTVTGDIWIGDAAGNFNLWKSGDRAGNYFAVTEGTFWISEYNKIFPIIEQADQQEMANNSISPNSFALSEIEDVVLPYPRPLLLPIEYEGDIRSENVSLSYNASFNNAQIRGNTFYWQPSATQTGRHSVTITASLADGQTDSTQFVINLRPFNSPPRFTPSRPISIPVGEEFELGISAVDPDGMNQSLIRYLGVDMPNGAQINEKTGRFTWNPDIRQVGEHSFRVIATDQYGAASSQDYSIKVVELSAQTGDEEDLFEQ, from the coding sequence ATGAACAAAAAATTAAAAAGAATTCTCACTCTATTTATTCTTTTCTGTCTTCCTGTTGGCGGTTTGATTCAAGCACAACTCGTTAAAGATCTTAGCAGGCAAATGGAAATCCCGAATATTGTAAACCTTCAAAGTTCAGAAACTCATCTTTACGCACTGTCTGAAAGTGATGGATTAGTAGTTTTTCGTGCTTACAGTGATTCGCTGCAATGGCTCTACTCCTCTACCGGAATGCAGCAACGGGGGCACATCCTGGAAAGCGACATCCGTTTTGCATACCTCTATGGCGACTCCCGCAGGTTAACTGTTATTGAACCAACATCTGTACTGGGCGTCTACTCTTCAACTGTTCTGCCCGATGTACCTCGTTCGGCAATACGCATCGGCAACGAACTGTACATAGCCCTGGGCAATTCCGGTTTTGGCCGAATTAACCTCGAAACACCGGAAAGTGTTGATTCCGAAGTAGAGATAATCCATAAAACAACATCTCTTGATTTAGTATCTGACGGCGGACAAACTGTTTTCGTACTCCAGCAAGAAGGTATAATCGGTGTCTACACCGTTCGGGAAGGAGAAGTTTCTCTGAGCGAAGAGTTACAGATTGGAAAAAATTTAGACAAACTTTTTTTAGTGAAAGGTGAACTGATGGGATCTGACAATAATGGCAATATTTTCATGATCAGCTCGAATGGCCAAACCGACCCGGTTGCAAATGTAGAAAATGCTGTTGATAAAATTTCAACATGGCAGGATCGAACAATTGTAAGAACCGTTACCGGGGATATTTGGATTGGGGATGCCGCCGGAAATTTCAATCTCTGGAAGTCGGGAGACCGGGCAGGAAATTATTTCGCAGTGACCGAAGGTACATTCTGGATCTCTGAGTACAATAAAATTTTCCCGATTATAGAGCAAGCCGATCAACAAGAGATGGCTAATAATTCTATTTCCCCAAACTCTTTTGCACTGAGTGAAATTGAAGATGTAGTACTTCCATATCCACGGCCGCTGCTATTACCGATTGAATATGAGGGAGATATTAGAAGTGAAAACGTTTCTCTGAGTTATAATGCATCGTTTAACAATGCGCAGATTCGAGGAAATACGTTTTACTGGCAGCCATCAGCCACTCAAACCGGCCGACACTCCGTTACTATTACTGCTTCTTTGGCTGATGGACAAACAGACAGTACCCAGTTTGTTATCAATCTCAGGCCGTTTAATTCACCACCACGATTTACTCCCTCCCGCCCCATCTCCATACCCGTTGGCGAAGAGTTTGAATTGGGAATCTCGGCAGTTGATCCGGATGGCATGAACCAATCATTAATTCGCTATCTCGGAGTGGATATGCCAAATGGTGCACAGATCAACGAAAAAACCGGCCGATTCACATGGAATCCTGATATCAGACAAGTTGGCGAACACAGCTTTCGGGTAATAGCCACAGATCAATATGGAGCAGCTTCTTCCCAGGATTATTCCATCAAGGTGGTTGAACTGTCAGCACAAACCGGAGATGAAGAAGACCTTTTTGAACAGTGA
- the mutY gene encoding A/G-specific adenine glycosylase — MSSFSDKIVGWYQKNKRELPWRKTDDPYKIWISEIMLQQTRVDTVIPYYKRFLKQFPTVYDLAGADQQDVLKCWEGLGYYSRGRNLHHASKEVVDKFGGELPSTWDEITSLKGIGPYTASALLSIAFQKQYAVVDGNVIRVLSRFYGIQDDIRKTTTKNRIQELADELIPKENPGDFNQAVMELGATVCTPQKPSCSACPLSVDCIAAKSAQTNVIPYKSPAKKVPHHQIAVGLILNQNNELLIALRPNESMLGGLWEFPGGKQEKDETLQETTARELKEELGIEVEVFSKFQDLKHAYSHFKITMHAFWCQIKSGDPKPKSSQKIRWVSLDDIDQFPFPKANKTLIEGLKKLDNDDLSHYLNN; from the coding sequence GTGAGCAGTTTTTCGGACAAGATTGTAGGTTGGTATCAAAAAAATAAAAGGGAGCTGCCCTGGCGAAAAACCGACGATCCCTATAAAATATGGATCTCGGAAATTATGCTCCAGCAAACCCGGGTTGATACGGTTATTCCATATTACAAACGTTTTCTAAAGCAATTTCCCACAGTTTATGACCTGGCCGGTGCCGATCAACAGGATGTTTTAAAATGCTGGGAAGGCCTTGGCTACTACAGCCGCGGAAGGAATCTGCATCACGCTTCAAAAGAAGTTGTAGATAAATTCGGCGGTGAACTTCCCTCTACGTGGGATGAAATAACATCTCTAAAAGGAATTGGTCCTTACACAGCTTCGGCATTGCTCAGCATCGCTTTCCAAAAACAATATGCTGTGGTTGATGGGAATGTAATCCGGGTCCTCTCCCGTTTTTACGGCATCCAGGATGATATCAGAAAAACTACTACAAAAAACAGGATTCAGGAACTGGCAGATGAGCTAATCCCAAAGGAAAATCCGGGCGACTTCAATCAAGCTGTGATGGAATTGGGAGCCACCGTATGTACACCACAGAAACCGAGTTGCAGTGCCTGTCCTCTTTCTGTTGATTGTATAGCTGCTAAAAGTGCCCAAACCAATGTAATTCCCTATAAATCTCCTGCTAAGAAAGTGCCCCATCACCAAATAGCTGTTGGACTCATTCTCAATCAAAATAATGAACTACTCATCGCTCTTCGGCCCAATGAAAGTATGCTTGGCGGATTGTGGGAATTTCCGGGTGGAAAACAGGAAAAAGATGAAACTCTGCAAGAAACTACAGCCCGCGAGTTAAAAGAGGAATTGGGCATTGAGGTTGAAGTCTTCTCAAAATTCCAGGATCTGAAACATGCCTATTCACATTTTAAAATTACGATGCATGCTTTTTGGTGCCAGATTAAAAGTGGTGATCCAAAACCTAAATCGAGTCAAAAAATAAGATGGGTTTCTTTGGATGATATTGATCAGTTCCCTTTTCCAAAAGCTAATAAAACCCTCATTGAAGGTTTGAAGAAACTGGACAATGACGACCTCTCTCACTATTTAAATAACTGA
- a CDS encoding ribbon-helix-helix protein, CopG family — translation MIRTQIYITEEEKEALEKLSAERNTTKSNIIREAIDQYVADMTLEEKRKKLNAAAGIWKDRDEDDIPDVRDLREGWGRRLKRLGLDDR, via the coding sequence ATGATACGAACTCAGATCTATATCACCGAAGAAGAAAAAGAAGCCTTAGAAAAGCTTTCTGCGGAGAGAAATACGACTAAAAGCAATATTATCAGGGAGGCAATTGACCAGTATGTGGCAGATATGACACTGGAAGAAAAGAGAAAGAAATTGAATGCGGCTGCCGGTATATGGAAAGACCGAGATGAAGATGATATCCCTGATGTACGGGATCTGCGCGAAGGGTGGGGGAGAAGGTTGAAAAGGCTTGGGTTAGATGATCGTTGA
- a CDS encoding class I fructose-bisphosphate aldolase: MTLEKSSIEELLGEDADSLLTHVCKTIPKEKLHVPSPTYVDDVWYHSDRGNRVLQNLQRILNHGRLGGTGYVSILPVDQGIEHSAGASFAKNPAYFDPENIVELAIEGGCNAVASTFGVLGSVSRKYAHKIPFLVKINHNELLTYPNKYDQIMFGSIDKAYDMGAAAVGATIYFGSEESSRQIVEVAQAFEYAHELGMATVLWCYTRNSAFKVDGTDYHASADLTGQANHLGVTIQADIVKQKLPTNNGGYLALNSGDSSYGKLDQRIYDELTTDHPIDLTRYQVANGYMGRAGLINSGGASGEDDFSQAVTTAVVNKRAGGMGLISGRKAFQRPMEEGIKLLNYIQDVYLNDEITIA, translated from the coding sequence ATGACACTTGAAAAATCAAGTATAGAAGAACTATTGGGGGAAGATGCCGACTCCTTACTCACTCATGTTTGTAAAACCATTCCAAAAGAAAAACTACATGTACCATCACCAACTTATGTTGATGATGTTTGGTACCATTCCGACAGGGGGAATCGTGTTCTCCAAAATCTGCAACGAATTTTAAATCATGGTAGACTTGGCGGAACCGGCTATGTATCTATTTTACCGGTAGACCAGGGCATTGAGCATAGTGCTGGTGCTTCTTTTGCCAAGAACCCTGCTTACTTTGATCCCGAAAATATTGTTGAATTAGCTATTGAAGGAGGATGTAATGCAGTTGCTTCTACTTTTGGGGTATTAGGATCAGTCTCAAGAAAATATGCTCATAAGATTCCATTTCTTGTGAAGATTAATCACAATGAGCTGTTAACCTATCCAAACAAGTATGACCAAATTATGTTTGGATCAATCGATAAGGCTTATGATATGGGTGCTGCTGCTGTTGGAGCAACAATCTATTTCGGTTCCGAGGAATCATCCCGACAGATTGTAGAAGTTGCCCAGGCGTTTGAATATGCGCATGAGCTTGGAATGGCAACCGTACTCTGGTGCTACACACGAAACTCTGCATTTAAAGTAGATGGTACCGACTACCACGCATCTGCCGATCTTACCGGACAAGCAAATCACCTTGGTGTGACAATTCAAGCCGATATTGTGAAGCAGAAGCTTCCAACGAACAATGGTGGATATCTTGCTCTGAACTCTGGTGATTCTTCGTATGGTAAACTCGATCAAAGAATTTATGATGAGTTGACAACGGATCATCCTATTGATCTGACTCGTTACCAGGTAGCCAACGGTTACATGGGGCGTGCAGGATTAATTAATTCAGGTGGCGCATCCGGCGAAGACGACTTTTCACAGGCAGTAACAACAGCTGTTGTGAATAAACGAGCTGGTGGAATGGGACTCATTAGTGGCCGGAAAGCTTTCCAGCGCCCAATGGAAGAAGGTATTAAGCTGCTAAATTACATTCAGGATGTGTATCTCAATGATGAGATAACCATCGCCTGA
- the dusB gene encoding tRNA dihydrouridine synthase DusB translates to MYIDQINLGKQPLLLAPMEDVTDSPFRQICKQKGASVVYTEFISSEAIIRASDIAMHKMHFEESERPFGVQIFGGREEAMEGATKVAVANNPDLVDINFGCPVYKIVKKGAGAGCLKDLGMMERMAGTVVDAAGDFPVTAKTRLGWDDRTIQISEVGLMLQNVGVKALTVHARTRCQKYKGDARWEYLKELKNTPGLEIPIIGNGDITSPQLAKKMFDETGVDGVMIGRGAIGNPWIFEQTRHYLETGELLPDPTVDQRLALCAEHLRFSVTHHGEQYGVIIMKKHYGQYLKGIRNSRKLRGEIMQEKEMDPILELLLNFKEEELYAVA, encoded by the coding sequence ATGTATATAGATCAAATCAATTTAGGAAAGCAACCTTTGCTGTTAGCCCCTATGGAAGATGTAACAGATTCTCCGTTTCGGCAGATCTGTAAACAGAAAGGGGCTTCGGTTGTGTACACAGAATTTATCAGTTCCGAAGCCATTATCCGGGCTTCCGATATCGCCATGCACAAGATGCACTTTGAAGAATCTGAACGTCCTTTTGGGGTACAGATTTTTGGGGGTCGCGAAGAAGCCATGGAGGGCGCTACAAAAGTAGCTGTTGCAAATAATCCGGATCTTGTGGATATCAATTTTGGGTGTCCGGTTTACAAGATCGTAAAAAAAGGTGCCGGTGCAGGCTGCCTGAAAGATCTTGGAATGATGGAGCGCATGGCCGGAACTGTGGTTGATGCCGCCGGTGATTTTCCCGTCACAGCTAAAACACGACTTGGCTGGGACGACCGAACCATCCAAATTAGCGAAGTCGGCTTGATGCTTCAAAATGTTGGTGTGAAAGCGTTAACCGTTCATGCCAGGACACGATGCCAAAAATATAAGGGCGATGCCCGCTGGGAATACCTTAAAGAGCTCAAAAACACACCGGGACTTGAAATTCCCATCATTGGCAATGGTGATATAACCTCACCGCAACTTGCAAAAAAAATGTTTGATGAAACAGGTGTTGATGGTGTGATGATTGGCCGGGGTGCCATCGGCAATCCCTGGATTTTTGAACAAACACGGCATTACCTGGAAACCGGTGAACTTCTTCCTGATCCAACTGTCGATCAACGATTAGCGCTGTGTGCCGAGCACTTACGTTTTTCTGTTACTCATCATGGAGAACAGTATGGCGTGATCATCATGAAAAAACACTACGGACAATACCTGAAGGGAATTCGAAACAGCCGCAAACTGCGCGGAGAGATTATGCAGGAGAAAGAGATGGACCCTATTCTGGAACTGCTGCTTAATTTCAAGGAAGAAGAATTATACGCGGTGGCTTAA
- a CDS encoding NAD(P)-dependent oxidoreductase: MNVFVTGGTGFIGSHVVDYLIDNNQADEIKCLVRNKEKWLHGKSYQKIDGDLHSIRTIEKALNNVDTIIHLAGVVKAPSQKEFDFANVEATEHLIRLANRSDVKKMVILSSLAAAGPSNGKPLTEKSPLKPVSMYGRSKKKMEEMIHDIASPDLSVTILRPPAVYGPREDQIYTLFNMMSKGVAPMVGDGDQPKLSIIYIHDLIQAIQKSIEQNDEGIHTYFVSGDEITSWNRINNIVQTVLGKKNIPIHIKPEWVKKIAGFVETTATFFGTYPVVNREKAKEMILEWTCDHSKAKKELNYQPQYSLEEGISRTLRWYKKHNWL, from the coding sequence ATGAATGTATTTGTTACCGGGGGAACCGGTTTTATAGGAAGTCACGTCGTTGATTATTTGATTGATAATAATCAGGCTGATGAGATAAAATGTCTTGTTCGCAATAAGGAAAAATGGCTCCATGGAAAATCCTATCAAAAAATAGATGGAGATCTTCATTCAATTCGAACGATTGAGAAAGCCCTGAATAATGTAGATACAATTATTCACCTTGCGGGGGTTGTAAAAGCTCCATCTCAAAAAGAGTTCGATTTTGCGAATGTGGAAGCCACGGAACACCTTATTCGCTTAGCCAACCGGTCAGATGTAAAGAAAATGGTAATTCTCTCTTCTCTTGCCGCAGCCGGCCCAAGTAATGGCAAACCACTGACGGAAAAATCTCCTTTGAAGCCTGTAAGTATGTATGGCCGTTCAAAGAAAAAAATGGAGGAGATGATTCATGATATTGCCAGTCCCGATCTTTCGGTAACCATTTTGCGTCCTCCCGCGGTATATGGGCCTCGTGAAGATCAAATTTATACCCTGTTTAATATGATGAGTAAGGGCGTTGCACCAATGGTTGGCGATGGAGATCAACCGAAGCTATCTATTATTTATATTCACGATTTGATTCAGGCGATTCAAAAATCCATCGAACAGAATGACGAAGGAATACATACTTATTTTGTATCGGGTGATGAGATAACCAGTTGGAATCGCATTAATAACATTGTGCAAACAGTTCTCGGCAAAAAAAATATCCCGATTCATATCAAACCTGAGTGGGTAAAAAAAATTGCCGGATTTGTAGAAACAACAGCAACATTTTTTGGTACATATCCCGTTGTTAACAGGGAAAAAGCAAAAGAAATGATATTGGAATGGACCTGCGACCACTCAAAAGCAAAAAAAGAGCTCAACTATCAACCTCAATATTCGCTGGAAGAGGGTATTTCCAGGACGTTACGTTGGTACAAAAAACATAATTGGCTGTGA